One region of Macadamia integrifolia cultivar HAES 741 chromosome 11, SCU_Mint_v3, whole genome shotgun sequence genomic DNA includes:
- the LOC122092812 gene encoding neuroguidin, whose translation MEENTKSLVDNEMANKEAPRLVALLKEMKDGLDAVKSKVQALTTKVKENHFPTVDGLSYLDAKHLLLLSYCESIVYYLLRKAKGLSIEGHPVVQSLVEIRLFLEKIRPIDKKLQYQTQKLMRSISNATEKVGSDEKKTDTAQNADDPLKYRPNPDLLISKINQSSQDGDGVYRPPKFAPTTMEEDKTLKQEKLVRRKMKETLRQAEQSDFVRKMMDDFEGRPEEVRESFGAESGELRRYKAKMEERARQEEELFIRAPLTKMEKKREKHLKKSRNGLRGLTDDFYDEIRTLPLEDDGNDHTMSFRSASSGGKNHSKRKRQH comes from the exons ATGGAGGAGAATACTAAATCATTAGTTGACAACGAAATGGCAAACAA AGAGGCTCCTCGGTTAGTGGCTTTATTGAAAGAAATGAAGGACGGATTGGATGCAGTGAAGAGTAAAGTGCAAGCTCTAACCACAAAG GTGAAAGAGAATCATTTTCCAACAGTAGATGGGCTAAGTTATCTGGATGCAAAGCATTTACTACTGCTAAGTTACTGCGAGTCAATTGTTTATTACTTGCTTCGTAAGGCAAAAGGGTTGTCAATTGAGGGGCACCCTGTTGTTCAGAGTCTTGTAGAGATAAGGTTATTTTTGGAGAAG ATCCGCCCAATTGATAAGAAACTTCAGTACCAAACTCAAAAGCTCATGAGGAGCATTAGTAACGCAACAGAGAAAGTGGGTTCTGATGAAAAGAAAACAGACACTGCTCAGAATGCAGATGACCCGTTAAAATATCGGCCAAATCCAGACTTGCTTATTAGCAAAATAAATCAGAGTTCCCAG GATGGTGATGGTGTGTACCGACCACCCAAATTTGCTCCTACTACTATGGAGGAGGATAAAACCTTGAAACAGGAAAAATTAGTTAGGAGAAAGATGAAGGAGACTCTTCGGCAAGCTGAGCAGAGCGATTTTGTGAGGAAAATGATGGATGATTTTGAAGGGAGACCTGAGGAG GTGAGAGAAAGTTTTGGAGCTGAAAGTGGAGAGCTTAGGAGATATAAAGCAAAAATGGAAGAGCGTGCACGACAAGAAGAGGAGCTTTTCATTCGTGCTCCACTTACAAAGatggaaaagaagagagagaagcacTTGAAGAAATCAAGAAATGG ATTGCGTGGTTTGACGGATGATTTCTATGACGAGATTAGAACTTTACCTTTAGAGGATGATGGCAATGATCATACAATGAGCTTCAGAAGTGCTAGCAGTGGAGGCAAAAACCATAGTAAGCGTAAG AGGCAGCATTGA